The nucleotide window TAATGCTCCTTTGAAATCACTGTCCCGAACTCGGTTTCAGGGTCCTCCGGGTCTCCGATTTTTATTCTGGATATCCTGTCAAGATAAGAGGAGAGAAACTCATCGTATATTTCTTCGTGGAGCAGCAGCCGGGTAACCGCGGTGCAGTTCTCCCCCTGGTTAAAGAAGCCCCCGCGAAGACACGCCTCGACGGCTCCCTCGATATCCGCGTCCGCAAAGACCATGCACGGGGCCTTGCCGCCGAGCTCAAGCGACACTCTTTTTATCGATCCCGCCGCCGTTTTCATTACGTTTTTTCCGACCTCGGTCGAACCCGTAAACGCTATCTTGGCTATCCCGGGGTGTTCGGTAAACGCCTGGCCGGCTACGGCCCCCTCTCCGGGCACCACGTTCAGCACTCCGTCCGGGAGTCCTGCCTCCGAGCAGAGCTTAGCCACCTCGAAGATTCCGCAAGAGGTGAGTTCCGCGGGTTTTATGACCACGGTGCATCCGGCCACAAGTGCCGGGGCTATTTTCCAGAAGGAAAGAAGAAGGGGGAAATTCCACGGGATTATGTGCGCCGCAACCCCCACGGGCTCTTTTATGGTGAGAGATATCTGGTTTTCGTTTACTTGGATGGTTTCTCCGTTAAGGCGGGTGTGCGCTCCCGAGTAGTACTCAAGCGTTCTTACCGAACCGCCTATTTCGACCATTGCGCTCTCGCGGATCGGTTTTCCGGTTTCGCGTGTGTTTAAAAGGGCTATTGCGTCTTTGTTATCCGATAGCGTCTCCGCAATCCGAAGGAGGTATTTGGCTCGCTCCGATGCGGGGAGTCTCGACCACGCCGGAAAAGCGTGTTCTGCGGCCCGAACCGCCGCATCTACGTCTTCCGGCCCTCCCTGGGCGACCTCGGCCAGGGGCTCTTCCGTCGCGGGGTTTTCCCTTACGAAGTAGGCGCCGCTTTGCGGTTCCCTTTCTTCGCCGTCAATGAAGAGATTGCATTTTATTTCCGTACTAGCCATGGCTTGAGAATTATAACAGACAGTTCCTCATGCGCATCCGCCCGGGAGCAGCTCAATGTTTCGCCGCCTTGTTCCGGGGTTGTTAGTAAGGTGCGTTCAAACGCCGAAAAAAACAAGGGCAGTCTCAGGACTGCCCTTGTCTGACAGCCGTTACCGCCAGTTTCAGCAAGACTGCCGGTATTGCGGGAAAGTTTCTACGCGCGTTTTCTAAGGAAAACGACCGAGAACAGAACAAATGCTGTCAGGAAGA belongs to Candidatus Dadabacteria bacterium and includes:
- a CDS encoding aldehyde dehydrogenase codes for the protein MASTEIKCNLFIDGEEREPQSGAYFVRENPATEEPLAEVAQGGPEDVDAAVRAAEHAFPAWSRLPASERAKYLLRIAETLSDNKDAIALLNTRETGKPIRESAMVEIGGSVRTLEYYSGAHTRLNGETIQVNENQISLTIKEPVGVAAHIIPWNFPLLLSFWKIAPALVAGCTVVIKPAELTSCGIFEVAKLCSEAGLPDGVLNVVPGEGAVAGQAFTEHPGIAKIAFTGSTEVGKNVMKTAAGSIKRVSLELGGKAPCMVFADADIEGAVEACLRGGFFNQGENCTAVTRLLLHEEIYDEFLSSYLDRISRIKIGDPEDPETEFGTVISKEHYENVMNYIEKGVSEGARVVAGGNRPEGFDKGYYIAPTVIEDTPPDSVLVREEIFGPVVCVIPFKAEEEAVAAANDIEYGLAGGIWTQDINRALRVAKAVKAGYLWVNTYGGIVPETPYGGFKQSGIGKELGAEGIDNYLETKCVNIFTGKSTGKWYKG